The following nucleotide sequence is from Actinomycetota bacterium.
GCCACATCAGGGGGAGCTGCCTCCGGATGAACTCGGGGTCCCGGGCCGCCAGGTCGACGGCGGCCCCGCGGACCAGCGCCTTTCGTTCCGGCTCGATGACGTCCGGTCGCGGCGCCGGCCCGGAAGCCTTCGCCGGCGCCGACTCCGCGCTCACGCCGGCGCCCCCAGGAACTCACGCACCATCGCGTGGGTCCGCTCGGGCAGCTCGTACTGGGGGACGTGGCCGCAGTCCTCGAGGACCACGGAGGTGGCGTCCGGCAGGGCCCGTTCGACGTGCCGGGCGAACCTGGCCGGAACCAGCCAGTCCCGCTGGCCCCACAGGAACAGGGCCGGCCGATCCATCGCCGGGAGCCGGTCCCAGAACCCATGCTCCCCGTGCGGTTCCTCCAGGTAGATCTGCCGGGCCGCCGAGAAGAAGGCGACGCGCCCCCGGGGGTTCCGGAAGACACGAAGGAACTCGTCGGCCGCGGCGTCGAACCAGGCCGCCGGGAGGCGGGACGGCCGGGCGAACATCGAGCGGATGCTTCGAACGACCTGGTGATGCGAGAACGGAAGCGGCACCAACGCAAGCTCCGGCCGGAGGTACCGGACCACCTGCACCAGCTCCCGGCCCCGGATGAACGCCGGGGAGGGCATCAGCAGGACCATCCGGTTCACCAGCTCGGGGTGCCGCAGGCCCATCTCCAGGGCCACCCGTCCGCCCATGGAGTTCCCGATGAGGTCGGCCCGCCCGATCCCCAGCTGGCCCAGGAAGGCCGCGAGCCACCGGGAGTAGAAGCCGGCGTGGTAGGCGCGGATGGGCTTGCCGGAGTCGCCGAACCCGGGCAGGTCGGGGGCGATCACGCGGTGGTCCCGCGCCAGGTCCCACAGCGTCGGGAGCATCGACGCGTTCGTGGCGCCCAGGCCGTGCAGGAGCACCACCGGCGGCCCCTCGCCCGCCTCGAGATAGGCCGTTCGCACACCTCGGGCCCGGGTGACCCGGAACCGCGGCCATTCCTTCGGCACGGCCTCCGGGTTGAACAGCGAGTCGAACCGCAGGGCCAGGGCCAGGTTGCCGCGGACCACCAGGTCCCCCACCAGGAAGGCCTCCACGCCGGAGCGCCGTCCCGAGACCACCTCCGCGAGCGTCGCGGCCCCGCTGGTGACGCGGACGTCGGGCCGTTCGGGGAGGCCGGGGACGACCTCGATCCGCCCCTCCTTGACCCGGGCCGTCCATCCGTCCGCGCCCTCCACGTCGAGCCCCAGGACGGCCTCCACGTCGGCGGGCGCGCGGACCTGCTCGGAGCGCTCTCGCAGGAGCCCTTCCAGGGCCCGGGGCGAGGAAGGCCGGCCCCGCCGGGCGGTGCGGGCAGATTGGCGAACGGCCACGTCCGTATGCTTTCCCGGTTGTGAGGGGTTCCTCACCCGCGCCGGGCCGTCAGGAGCCAGCGGACCACCCGCGCAGCACCCGGTCCAGGGCCCGCTGGTCCTGGGCCCGGACCACGGCCCGGCCCACCCGGCCGTCCCCTTCGAAGAAGTACTCCACGATGAGATGGGTGTCCGTTCGCTGGCCGCCCGGGCCCACCGCCAGCGCGGAGACCGACACCACCGGAGCCTCCTCGCGTTCGATGGCCTGGATCGAGACGGACTCCGGGTCGATCCACTGCCGGGCCCTGGCCACGAAGGCCATGGCGGCGCCGACCCCCTCGTAGGTCCCGGCGTAGGGGTTGTTCCCCTTCACCTGGACCACCACCGAGGGCGACACGAATCGCTGGAGATCCTCCAGCCGCCCGTCCTGGAATGCGGACACCATGGACAGGACGGTCTGGATGTGACCCTCGGTGCTCGTCGTCTCCCCCATGCGACGCCCGGAGCCTAACGGTTCGCGGGCCCCGCGCATACCCGCTGGGGCGGCGAGTGATGGGACGAGCTCAGGCCGGGATCGCACCCAGCTGGCGCATCAGCCCGAGCTGGTCGACCACGTTCCAGTGCTCGACGATCCGTCCGTCCTCCAGGCGAACGATGTCGATCAGCTCGAACCGGACAGATTGCCCCGTGGCCGGGACGCCCATGAACGGGCCTCGGTGGGTTCCGAGGAAGGCCTTGCGAGTGATCACCTTGTCCCCGTCGGCCATCTGGTCCAGGATCTCCGCCCGGAAGTCGGGGAACGCCTGCCGGAACATCCCGAAGAGCTGCCCGACGCCCTCCCGGCCCGGGGGAAACCCCGGAAGCGCGCTGTGGTCGACCACGTCCGGTGCGAGGAGCTCCTCCAGCACGGCGGGATCGCCGCCGGTCTGGTATCCGTCGATGAACCTGCGGACCATCCGCTTGTTCCGTTCCTGTTGCTCGCCCATCTCGAACTCCCTTCGCCTGTCTGGGGCTGTGGCGGGAGGATGACGGGCGGGCCGCGGGCGGGGCATCGGTAGAACTACCAGTCTTCGGGCTGGGCGCCCGAACGTGGTCAGACGCCGCCGATGAGGTGGTGCTCCATGGCGAACATCGCGGCGGCGGCCCTGCTGGACACGCCGATCTTGGTGTAGATGTCCTGGACGTGGTGCTCGGCCGTTCGCGGCGAGACGTGCAGCCGCTGCGCGACCTCGCGGTTGGAGAGGCCGGCCGCCACCAGGCGGAGCACCTCCACCTGACGCTCGCTCAGGCCGGCGGGCCGGGCGGGCCGTGTCCGCGTCACCCGGTGCCCCGCTGCGCCGAGGACCGCCTCCACGGCTTCCCCGTCGAACTGGCCGCCCCGAGCTCCCTCTCGAAGCTGGTCCGCCGCCCGTTCGGGACCCAGCTCGGGGCGATGCGGCCGGGCCCGGGTCATGGCCTCATAGGCGTCGGCCACGCCCAGGATCCGGGCGGGCATGGGGATCGACGGGCCCGAGGCCTGGCGGTGGTAGCCGGAGCCGTCCAGCCGCTCGTGGTGCATCCCGGCGACCGGCGCCAGGTTCTCCAGGGCCGGGCATCCGGCCAGGATCCGCTCGCTCCGGTAGGCGTGGGTGCGGACCTGTTCCCAGTCGGAGCGCCCCAGCGGCCCCGGCCGGTCCCAGATGCTCGAGGGGATGGCCACGCGGCCCAGGTCGTGCACCAGGGCCGCCCGCCGGAGCCGCGTGGTGGCCTCTCCGTCCAGGCCCATCCGGGGGCCGGCCGCGGCGGCCAGCTCGGCCACGGTCGCCGCGTGGCCGTGCAGGTAGGGCGTCTTCAGGTCCACGGCGTCGCCGAACGCGCGCAGCACCTCGTCCAGCTGGTCGCCGGGCACGGTCCGCCACGGCTTCGGCTCGGCCTCGAGCGTCGCCTCCACCGGATCGGTGGCCGCCATCTCCTGGAGGAGCTTCGGACCGGTCCGGCGGAACCGCACGGCCAGCCCCGGGTCGAGGGTCCCGCCGGCCCGGCGACGGACCGCCTCGACGGCGGCTTCCGGCTCACCCAGGCGGTCGAACATCACGGCCACCGTCGCCACCTGGGTCACCCGGCTGGCCACGGCGACCTCGTCTCCCGCCATCCCACGGGGACGGCCCTTCCCGTTCCACCACGCGAAGATGTGGAGCAGGGCCGCCTGCACGCTCTCCGGAAGGCCCAGCCGCCGGGCCATCATGGAGGCGACCTCGCAGTTCGCGGCGGTGTACCCGTCGGTGAGCTGCTTCTGCCGTACCACGGCCGTCGCCACGCCCCTCACACCCTCGGCGCGGGCAACGCCGGGCAGGTAGGTTCGCACGACGTCGACGGGGCTCGTGAAGTCCGTGAGCGCGGAGACCCGCTTCAGGGCAAGCTCGTCACGGAACAGCGCCGAGACCTCGTGCGAGTACGCGGTGCAGCCGACGTGCTGGAGCAGCGCCGTGTAGTACACGTCGGCCACCCCGGCGTCCTCGATCCCGAGGTCCATCGCCAGCCTGGTGGCCAGCACGCAGGCCCGGGTCACGTCCCCCAGGGGAAGCCCCATCCCCAGATCGCTCACCGACGACAGGCCGACCAGCAGCTCCGCCAGCCGCAGCTCCATCACCCGCGCATGCTCGCAGAGCCCCTGCCGAAGAGCCAAGGGCTCCCCCGCGCACGGCCCACCCCTTCTCGTCCTCAAAGTGGAACGGTGCGAGTGAAAAAGCTGCCCCTTGATTTGGCCGAACCACGGTGAAAGAGTCGGCCGGGGGTTGGACACGAGGGGGGCCTCATGGAACGTGCACGGCGGCATCCCATCCGCATTATCCGGGGGAGATCGGTCGGCGCTCTCCCCGCACCGCCGTCCTCATCGCGATGGCGTCGGTGTTGATCGCGATGATGCCCGGCGCAGGCATATCCGCAAGGGGCGGGGTCGACGCTCGCCGATTGAGCCCAACGGAGCCGAGCCCGCTCTCGCCGGGGGTCCTCGCCATCATGGCGTTCCGGGCGGGCACGCTCGTGCCCACCTCGAGCGTCCAGGCGCCACGCAGCCTGAGCGCCCTCAAGGTCAAGAACGAGCAGATCTCCCCTGCCATCGACCTGCCCGTCGACACGCCGGGCATCGTCGACGACGGCGCCCGCACCGAGACCGGGGTCAACCGGGTCGCCTCGCCGGCCTTCGACCTGAGCTGCCTGACCGTCCAGCGGTTCTACTTCTCCGACGACCGCGGGACGACGTGGAAGCGGCAATGCCTGGAGCCGGTGGACGGCCTGCTCGGCTACGGCGGGGCGACCGTCGCCTACGGCGTGGACCCCTCCACGGTGGACGCCTACATCTTCGGCATCGACGCCGACTCCTCCGGGCTGAACGGGGAGATCGTGTACGAGAAGACCACCGACAACGGGACCACGTGGGGCGCGCCGGCTGTGGCCGTGCCCGCCACGTACCCGGGCGGCTTCACCGACGAGCCCAGGGCCGAGGTGGACCACAACCCGGGGAGCCCGTTCCAGGGGGCGATCTACCTGTCGATCACCC
It contains:
- a CDS encoding alpha/beta fold hydrolase translates to MAVRQSARTARRGRPSSPRALEGLLRERSEQVRAPADVEAVLGLDVEGADGWTARVKEGRIEVVPGLPERPDVRVTSGAATLAEVVSGRRSGVEAFLVGDLVVRGNLALALRFDSLFNPEAVPKEWPRFRVTRARGVRTAYLEAGEGPPVVLLHGLGATNASMLPTLWDLARDHRVIAPDLPGFGDSGKPIRAYHAGFYSRWLAAFLGQLGIGRADLIGNSMGGRVALEMGLRHPELVNRMVLLMPSPAFIRGRELVQVVRYLRPELALVPLPFSHHQVVRSIRSMFARPSRLPAAWFDAAADEFLRVFRNPRGRVAFFSAARQIYLEEPHGEHGFWDRLPAMDRPALFLWGQRDWLVPARFARHVERALPDATSVVLEDCGHVPQYELPERTHAMVREFLGAPA
- a CDS encoding nuclear transport factor 2 family protein; this encodes MGETTSTEGHIQTVLSMVSAFQDGRLEDLQRFVSPSVVVQVKGNNPYAGTYEGVGAAMAFVARARQWIDPESVSIQAIEREEAPVVSVSALAVGPGGQRTDTHLIVEYFFEGDGRVGRAVVRAQDQRALDRVLRGWSAGS
- a CDS encoding ester cyclase — its product is MGEQQERNKRMVRRFIDGYQTGGDPAVLEELLAPDVVDHSALPGFPPGREGVGQLFGMFRQAFPDFRAEILDQMADGDKVITRKAFLGTHRGPFMGVPATGQSVRFELIDIVRLEDGRIVEHWNVVDQLGLMRQLGAIPA
- a CDS encoding LuxR C-terminal-related transcriptional regulator, with the protein product MELRLAELLVGLSSVSDLGMGLPLGDVTRACVLATRLAMDLGIEDAGVADVYYTALLQHVGCTAYSHEVSALFRDELALKRVSALTDFTSPVDVVRTYLPGVARAEGVRGVATAVVRQKQLTDGYTAANCEVASMMARRLGLPESVQAALLHIFAWWNGKGRPRGMAGDEVAVASRVTQVATVAVMFDRLGEPEAAVEAVRRRAGGTLDPGLAVRFRRTGPKLLQEMAATDPVEATLEAEPKPWRTVPGDQLDEVLRAFGDAVDLKTPYLHGHAATVAELAAAAGPRMGLDGEATTRLRRAALVHDLGRVAIPSSIWDRPGPLGRSDWEQVRTHAYRSERILAGCPALENLAPVAGMHHERLDGSGYHRQASGPSIPMPARILGVADAYEAMTRARPHRPELGPERAADQLREGARGGQFDGEAVEAVLGAAGHRVTRTRPARPAGLSERQVEVLRLVAAGLSNREVAQRLHVSPRTAEHHVQDIYTKIGVSSRAAAAMFAMEHHLIGGV